tatttgattattattatttattattatcattattattacattattattattattacattcatTATTAGTCATttgcagacgcttttatccaaagtatTCCAAatccaaatattattattattattattattattattatgattatgattattattattattattatttattattcttattattattattatgattgtgattattatgattatgattattattattattattattattattattattatgattatgattattattgttattcttattcttattattatgattgtgattattattgttattcttattcttattcttattcttattcttattcttattattatgattgtgattattattcttattattattattattgattgtgattattattattattattatttatttattattatcattattattattattattatgcttatGGCTATTTTCAAGGCAAAATCCAAACAGTCGACTGAagaataattatattttctgtgCATATAggcctacaaaaaaaaaaaaaagatttaatatAATTCACAATTTTATTGGCctacaataaaaatgaatcgcataattcatcatttaattgtttaaaatgcCTACATACAGTTTGTCTGGAGTTGTATATGAGGACCTTATAATACTTGGtgcattatttaatatttttttatttgattactTGCTATTTGTTGCTCTAatttcttcatttaaatttaCTTTTCTCAGACCTAAAACatgtttctattcattttaaGTTTCTAATTACATTTTCGTTTTTTCCCAGAACCTGTTTCTGTCCGACATCCTCCCCATCACCGGAACCACGTCCACAAGCAGTCCGAGAAGACCACTCGGATCCGGACGGTGCTGAACGAGAAGCAGCTCCACACCCTGAGGACCTGCTACAATGCCAACCCTCGACCGGACGCCCTGATGAAGGAGCAGCTGGTGGAGATGACCGGCCTGAGCCCCAGGGTGATCCGGGTCTGGTTCCAGAACAAGAGGTGCAAAGACAAGAAGAGGTCCATCCTGATGAAGCAGCTCCAGTCACAGGCCCACAGCGAGAAAACTGTgagttatgttatgttatatgtCTATATGTGCATGGTATAGCTGtacaaataatgcattatgttatgttatatgtctatatgtctatatgtgcATGGTATAGCTGCTAtacaaataatgcattatgttatgttatattctATATGTGCATGGTATAGCTAtacaaataatgcattatgttatgttatatttctATATGTGCATGGTATAGCTAtacaaataatgcattatgttatgttatatttctATATGTGCATGGTATAGCTAtacaaataatgcattatgttatgttatatttctATATGTGCATGGTATAGCTAtacaaataatgcattatgttatgttatatgtCTATATGTGCATGGTATAGCTGtacaaataatgcattatgttatgttatatttctATATGTGCATGGTATAGCTAtacaaataatgcattatgttatgttatatttctATATGTGCATGGTATATGTGCATGTTATGTATATTTCTGCATGGTATAGCTAtacaaataatgcattatgttatgttatatttctATATGTGCATGGTATAGCTAtacaaataatgcattatgttatgttatatttctATATGTGCATGGTATAGCTATACAAATAATGCATTATCTCATCTTGATTATTAACCCTGATTATTATGACTGTGCAGCTTACTGTCACTCACTTTTGAGTAatttctcctctggtttaaaataaaataaaacatcaacatcTGTGTAAATGATTAGGCAGCCAGATAATGTCCATGTGCAATCGTGTTACCACACATTAGATAAGATAGAGAAATAGATAATTAAATATCAATACTGCTGGAGAGGAACCATAACAGATAAGTAAACACCTTTTAGACTGATTATTGTAAATGAagaatttagaaaataaaactgtgtgTCACACAACatttaagaattttttttttccaatatttgtatattcaatattgttttaaatatacaggtggtatattttaaaaaaaaatcagaaaatgatTTTTCCAATTAAGTTAGCCTACTcaactgaaattatttttaattgagaaaataatttatttaattctgcATTTGTTTGGCAGAGCATACCACATTAAACCAAATGTATCCTTTGACTATTGCACAATTAGATTGAGACCATTTTACAGGCTCATATAAACTTAATATGTTGTTGGGCTAGTTAATGATTAACATTAAATCTCTTTCAGCaagttttatgtttgttgttgctCACAATTGGCTGTTGGTTCCCTcataatgacaaaaatgaaaaaataaaaaattatgaTTTGGCTGAAtggcagtatatatataatccatatataaaatcttaaaactcacctgttcctcttcTGGTCTTGataatttagattgcttgtgtttgggtggttgttcagttttaatagatattcttagatttcattatgattaaattaatgaattaattaaaattttattttatttttttgtttgtttgtttttagtgttttattattatatttgattattgtgattgttctaccctgtgcagcaccttgagatttctttgtattttaaagtgtgctatataaataaaatccattattattattattattattattattactgcatGGCCAGTCTTTGGATCAGACTGAGTGTTTCGTTGCTCCTGTAGAACCTGCAGGGCATGACAGGCACACCTCTGGTGGCAGGTAGTCCCATCCGGCACGACAACACGGTGCAGGGGAATCCTGTGGAGGTGCAAACCTACCAGCCTCCCTGGAAAACCCTCAGCGACTTCGCCCTGCAGAGCGACCTGGACCAGCCTGCTTTCCAACAGCTGGTAGGATGACTTTCTGTGCATTATATTCAAAATTAACAATAGGccattaaaaataacacaaagggagtttgagagagagagaaaggaaaggggAGGATGTGTTAATCAATCATATCAAAGATTAattcagatgatgatgatgatggtggccttcattttagtttaaaatcaACACTTAGAATTAGAAACAATTCTTTAATCTAGTCATGTTGGCGAGTTGATTTTCGAAATATTCAAGTGCAAAGTGTTTATCAACCTGGTGTAGTCATGTCTGAAGTGGTCTGGTGAGATTTACAGCAGTGATAAGGTGATATGTATCGGTATGTTTtaatagacatatatatatatatatatccaaggCCCTGTCATGAGCACATCCTTATGTTGACATCTTTAACTGAGATGTTCTGCTCCAGCACAGAGGGAAaatctgttaaaaataaataaatacataagcAATCActcttaaaaacattgtttttgggGGTTGATCTGGTCTCCTTCTGTTCCCTTCAGGTGTCTTTCTCTGAGTCGGGCTCTCTGGGCAACTCCTCGGGCAGTGATGTGACCTCACTCTCGTCTCAGTTACCGGACACACCGAACAGCATGGTGCCGAGTCCAGTCGACACGTGAAGAGGCCTCGAGGTCagctggacctggacctggacctggacctggacctggacctggacctggatccccccacccccctccccaAGAGACCTCAGAGACATccaattaaagaaaaaccaaTTAAAGGACCAGGATGGATTATGCTGCATTTAGGTGCCGACTGGAGGAATGGAGGTCTGACTCTTCCCTTTAcatttaagcattttagctcactgtcttgctcaaggacacttcggcAGGACTCACAGCTGCTGATGGACATTATGGGCTCATCGGACCTGATGCCAAGGCCTGAACTGGGCCATAACGTGGTGAATATGTTACGGGATTCAAACCAATGTCCTGCATTGGACTTCTGAAGGTTACAATATGATTATCAGGAACCAAACTGTGTAGATGTGCATGATTTGTTTCAATATCGACTCTTGTAAATGAACGAAACAGATGAGAGGCGCATTGTTCGCGTTTTCTCCAGAAAATAAGTTATTACTATTTATTATGACAGACATAGCCGATCTTATAAATAAAACCATACTTTAAACTGATTATTGCATGCAAAATTCCATTTGTTCTGTAAACCataagaccttttttttttttagaattacAGTcggcaaaaataaatcagttaaaaAGGTGAATTGAAAAGCTGCTTAAGATGCTTGATACGTGGAGCTCCCTGTTTAGAATACAAGTCAACCTTTTAAGCTATGACACGGCCTAAAGCTCATAcaaataaatggttaaatataCACGTTTGGGCaatcagaaatgaaatattgaggtcatttaaatgttcagtttCCAACATTTGTGGGTTCCGTTCTCTGTGTGAAAGCTGCAGTTCACCGAGGCCCTgcttacatacatatatacatatatatgtatatata
This is a stretch of genomic DNA from Anoplopoma fimbria isolate UVic2021 breed Golden Eagle Sablefish chromosome 19, Afim_UVic_2022, whole genome shotgun sequence. It encodes these proteins:
- the isl2a gene encoding insulin gene enhancer protein isl-2a, which translates into the protein MVDILLNTSFLDDMGDHSKKKSGIAMCVGCGSQIHDQYILRVSPDLEWHAACLKCAECSQYLDETCTCFVREGKTYCKRDYARLFGIKCAKCNMGFCSSDLVMRARDNVYHMECFRCSVCSRHLLPGDEFSLRDDELLCRADHGLLADRTSAGSPMSPGNIHNIHSRQLHSSEPVSVRHPPHHRNHVHKQSEKTTRIRTVLNEKQLHTLRTCYNANPRPDALMKEQLVEMTGLSPRVIRVWFQNKRCKDKKRSILMKQLQSQAHSEKTNLQGMTGTPLVAGSPIRHDNTVQGNPVEVQTYQPPWKTLSDFALQSDLDQPAFQQLVSFSESGSLGNSSGSDVTSLSSQLPDTPNSMVPSPVDT